From the Papaver somniferum cultivar HN1 chromosome 2, ASM357369v1, whole genome shotgun sequence genome, the window TTTCGTCTCCTTTAGAAAACACATAGAAAATCAAGAAACCTCAAGATTCGTCTTCAAGCAAGCAAGAATGGTGATGTCTGGATCATCAATGGCAACATACTTCATGGTCTCATTAATCCTCCTCATTTCTGCTTTCATCATCGCAATTACAGTTtctgatcaacaacaacaacaacagcaagaaACCCGCACCATTGTTGTtcctggttcttcttcttctacattcaATATATTCAAGAAagaagcatcatcatcatcatcagaacaaCAATTTGACAAGATAATTGAAGCTTTAATGGCTACTCAAGATTACAGTAACTGGGCTGAGGTACTTACTGCAACCTTTTTAATCCCCACCGATaatcccttttcttcttcttgtcaaTCTTTATCATCAACTATTAGTTATCACATAATCCCACAACAACTATCTTTCTCTGTTCTTCGAACTTTCCCTATAGGTTCAAGAATCCCTACTCTATTACCTGAAAAATCAATTCTTGTAACCAATAACTCTAAATCAAATTACACAATTGATGAAATTCAAATCACATATCCTGATTTGTATGTGAACGGAGCTGTTGTTGTGCATGGAATTAACTCTACCCTAAACTACACTGTTTATGGTTGTAAAGATAGTGGGAGGAGGAGGAGTCTTCTTGACGACAACCCGTTGTTTTCGATTATCAGGGATGATGATAGTAATGAAACAGGAGGGGTTACTGTATCTTCCTCTTCTGGTTCTATGCGATGGATTATAGTATTCATAGTTGTTTTTTGCTGTTTTCTTCTGGTTCTTGGTTGTATATTGGTTTGGTTTTGTTTGAAACAACAGGGAGGAGCTGTTAATCATGAACAGGAGATGCAACCTTTAAATGTCGTTAACCAGGGAAATCTGAATGTTGGTAATGAAGAAGTTCAAGTACATGTTAATGTACAGAATTTAGATGCTGAACAAGTTGTtaatgaggaagaagaagttgttaatgaggaagaagaagttgtcaacgaggaagaagaagttgttaatgaggaagaagaagttgttgctgAAGCAGCAGCAGTAGTTGGTGTTGCTGATCAAATAATAGCGTTTCCAGAAGAAGGAGAGAATGGAAATCCGATCCTTAATGATCAATTTGGTGGTGTAGCAGAGGTGCAAGAAGATGAGAATGGGAACCTGCACTTGGTAATCAaccaaattgttgttgttgaagaagaagaacatgtaGAAAGTCCTGTGTCCATAGAGCAGGGTTCGGGGCCTGAAAACTCTAGCATAAGTTCCGGTGAATGAGGAGGTGACAATGGGTGTATAAAATTTCAGAGCTTTCGGCCTGTTTGTAATCTTGTTTTTCGTTTTCCTTGTAATTTCAAGGTTCCTCTGTATTTTGTTCACAGTAGATAGTTGATGAACTCAATGTAGTTGATTGCTTGTTTTTGGTGTTGCAACATTGCACAGTTAGGATTACTAATCCATGAGACCAGCAAATTTGCATCAAAACCGTCTTGTTGCGGTTCTTGAGAGGATTAGTATTTGGGGGCTTGTGGTGCAGTTTGAGACTGAACTCTGAAGTCTGAAGTGAAGCAATGTGCAACCTGACATGACTCTGGATAGTTCCAGTGAAGACTCAAATGTAATTGATGCTTAATGTGTAATTCACTTGATAATCAACTGCTTGACTTTTACCAGCAGAAGGCATCACTAAGTATCTGCTTTTACAGCGCATTCGACTGTAAAAATCGAGTTTAAATGCAAATTTGCGAGGTTTTGTTTTTTGAGCATTTTAGGTTGCAGAAGAAAACAAGCAAGAGTAAAATCATATCAGAGTAATATGGAACCGGAGACTAAtttcatccaaaaatatggaaccTCTTGcattgaaaaaaagaagaagaaatctgtaGAATTCGAGAATTATTAATGCTATCAGCCTATCACTATTGTCTCACTGAGCAGTTCTCAGTGCCAAAAGCTTTGcaggaaaatcaaaattttgaatttaagGTATTCAGTCGCTAAAATTCACAACACTCTTCAAATTTCACAAAATGCAAATCCAAGGCGATCTCTTTTTACTCCAGGCAATGATTTATCTTCAAACATTGTAACCAGTGAACGTGAATCCTCTACCCACAATCTCACCAGCACAAAACCAGCAGAAGACCTCCAGTCCAAAAAGAGCTGCAATCCCTGCATCCTCAACCTTCAGGTCTTGCCTGTTCTTCCAAATGCCCTTCACGTGATTTACCTCCTTCCAGAAAGTTTCGGTACGTCCAGGAATGCTGTAAATAAACAAAAACTCATTCATTTGacgagaaaaaaataaaagatgacTTGCGGAAAACACTTTCAGGAAGAACTATCAAGTTGATGATCGTCCTGAAAATATCAATTACCACCCACTTAATAAAGATTTGTATGCTAAGCATGAAAATCTGTAGTTCATATAGGGTTCAACAATGAGAACAGAATCTAGTTTGTTTTGTTGTTTACTAAGAATATAATTCTGCATCATCGACCCAATAAACAAACATCTCAAATAACTACCAATGCAGTGGTTGGACAGAAAATTTAATAATGAGTTGTCAATTTCTAAAAGTCAAAAAGAAGCTGTGCAAACCAATAACACACATGAGATAGAAGATTAAGATAGAAACAATTAGGATCATTAGCAAAGTAGACACATCATTGATTCTGTAACAATACTAACTTCACCAGATCAGCTTATTTGAATAAGCTTTCGATCAGAGACACAAATACTCTAGACTACAAATTTGTGTTGGTTCTAACCAAAAGCATATACCATGGAAACATAGCTAATGATCACCCGAATGGACTGTGGCTATTCAGAAGTTGTCGATTAACCTAAGGAACTAAAGTTCGCAAGATTCATTCCTTACAGTGATCACAAGAAGTGAACTAACTGAAAAACTTTTAAACCTAGAAATTCCCACATGAACCAAACTCTGAATAAATAGTAAGGAGAGCACCGAGTCATGACAAAGTTATGTTGCAAACTAATCCACAAAATGACAAAATGCGTTTCCAATGAGATTGTACTACCCCACTCTGAGATCCTCAACGGCGAGTGAGCAACAAGTCTAGGACACATGCTAAGCTCAACTATATTGAGGTACCATAAAAAGGTCAATTCAAATAATATGGGACACAAGAAACTATAGCCAGTTTACGTAAGGAAGATAAGCTCTCTGTAAATAGTGCTCATTGGGTGATGCGGTTCTTAACAAGTTAACTTTACTAGTCCCGCCACAAAAACAACAGGTTAAGGCCATAATGCAAACCACCAATAGGCATACCAAAATGTACAAGCCAACTGATAAGTTATAGATAAGTAAAAGATGTAACATTcaataagagagaaatattaccTCGCAAGACGAGTGTAAAACAATTGCTTCGACAATTCATTGCATTTCTCAATAGTAGCAGGTTCCTGAATGAATTGCTTGTTCTTCTCAATCATCTGCTTGTAGTACGTACCCCCATGCTTGGCAACGAACGATGTAGCTTGACATGCTTTCGCTTGCAACTGAACCAACTTTGACGCCATGGATTCGAAAAATTAACACTGATAGCAAAAAACAACATCGAATCATTTACAAATCACTCACATCTCagtgctcaaaaaaaaaaaaaaaatcatattaccATCTTTACTAAGAAAACTCATACCGAAACAAACATCACCTGTACATTCTAACAACTCCTATTATACTACATTGTGCTAGATTCAATCAATACACTAAGAGTGTTCATAATTTTGCaataccaaaaccaactcaactaAAAGCATCCACACAAAAAAAACCATAATGAATCCCTCAAATGTTAAAGGTGTAACTACAGTTAGACAAAGCCCGAAAGCAAAATGATGTGAGAGTTGTGTTCACACTCACTAGTAAAGACTAAAGAATGTAAAAAATCACAATCTACTCAAAATTTCCTCTCAAAACCCTAACAAATTGATTAAATTTCCAAGTACCCCCTTTCACA encodes:
- the LOC113349386 gene encoding uncharacterized protein LOC113349386; translated protein: MASKLVQLQAKACQATSFVAKHGGTYYKQMIEKNKQFIQEPATIEKCNELSKQLFYTRLASIPGRTETFWKEVNHVKGIWKNRQDLKVEDAGIAALFGLEVFCWFCAGEIVGRGFTFTGYNV